GGACCCTCGTCCCGGCCTGCAAGGAAGTCTCATACCCTTGGATGTCGTGCATGACCGGATCCATGTTCACCACCTCCACGGCATGGCCGTTGCGCACGATGGTGACAAAGGGCTTGAACTGGCAGTCCCGCGCTTCGATGAGCGGCACCGAGAGGTCGAACGGCTTGCCGCGCTCCACCCCTTCCAGAAGCACGACGGCGTCCTTGAGCCCGGCCTTCCGGTCCACGACGAAATCATAGAGCAACCGCCAGCCTTTGCCGTTGGAAATGCGGCCGCAGTATTGCGGATCGGGAAAGGTGATCAGGTTGAATCCCTTGGGCTCAGGCACGTCGCCTTGCAAGGTCACGCGTCCCTCGATCGTCCCGCCTTCCTTGACCTCGATGACCTCATACGACGATGCCTGCGCCGGAAGCCACAGGGCCAGGACGATCGCGCAGCAGATGAGCCGGCTCACGCAGAAACGGGGACGGACCACATGACGGCTCATGCCATCACCTCCGAAGACTGTTTAGGGTCTCTGCAATTCCAAGGTCGGCCGGATCTCGATCGACCGTCCGAGCGCTTCCAACCCGAAGTGGGGATTCTCGACGATCTCATGCGCGCTCCGGCGTCCCATCGGCGCCTTGAACTCAAAGGAAGCGGTCGCGGTTTCCCCGGCCTTCACCGTAATGTTCTGTTGCAACATCGGCCCGGTTTGAGGATGCCAGGCCGTCAATACATAGTCGCCGGGCGGTACCTCCGCCAGGGAAAAACTTCCGTCCGGTCCCGTGATCGCATAATAGGGATGCTCGATGGCCAACCCCCAACTTTCCATGTAGGCGTGGAACCCGCACTGCATGACGAAGATCCGGCGATCCCTGGTCATGCGGACCTTCTGGATCATCGGCTCCCCGGGAATATGCTTGTGGTACTCGGCTCCGACCCCGGACTTGGGATGGTGCGGATTCATCGGCAAAGGGACGTTGAACAGCACCCGTGGCCCCAGATGCGAGGTCTCATAGGCCTGGATGTCATGCATGACCGGATCCATGTTCACGACCTTGACGTCATGATCGTCCCGCACCACGGTGACGAAGGGAAGAAACCGGCAATCGCGCGCTTCGATCGTCGGCGGCGTAAAGGCGAACGGCTTGCCACGCTTCACGTCGGCCAACATGACCACCACGTCCTTCAGCCCGCCGTCCTTCGACACGGTGAACTCTTCGAGGATACGCCATCCGGTTCCGGTGGAGATCCGCCCGCAATAGACCGGGTCCGGAAACGTAATGAGGTTGAATCCTTTGGGAATCGGCTTCCCGCCGGTGATGGTCACCGTTCCGGCAATCGTCCCCCCGTTCACAACAGCCATCTCTTCATAGGCGCCCGCTCGGGGCGCAGACCACAGGACCCACATCGCCACGACTGTGACTGCGATTGATCGAACCATGACCGGCCTCCGCTCAACGGCTCACACACAGGTATTCGTCAGTCTACAAGACCCTGTCACCAAAAAGAAGGGGGAGCCATGTTCTGGCTCCCCCTCCCACACACGTTCCTCTCGGTCGATGAAACGTTACCGGGAGGCCACCGGTTGTACCTGAGCCTCAGCCAGTGAATCGGCCTGCGCCTTCTTCACGCCGACCGCAGCCCCGGACAACGGCAGCAACCGTTGATCGCCGGCCGGCAGGACGCGCACATAGCCCCACTGACCGGACTGCGAGTACGGCAGCCGCTGGTTGCTGTAGGTAAAGTCGCCGGACAACCGGTATGGACCGCCTGCCGACGGGATGAACGCATCGATGACCTCCGAACCGGAATACTCGACGACGCTGATCATATCCGCGCCGCGCATGTACGGTTCAATCGGCCATTCATGCTTCTCCACGCTGAACATGCCGTTCTGCTCGTTGGTCGCGCCCAGAATGTGGATCCGAACCGGATCGCCCGCATGCGCCTCGATGATGGGCGTGACGGGATCTTCCGGCTTGTCGGCCACGCAGGGCTGGAACACACGACCCAGCGAGCACCCTAACTCTTCCCGGAACTTGTAGGGCTCGGACCGGTAATTCACCCCCGTCAGACCCGCCACGTTCTGGACATAGGGCATGAAGCTGGTCCCGATGATGTTGTCTTCGTCCTGGAAGAACAAGGCCGCATCGCGGTAGTTCGTCCGGAACTCGTTGCCGGAAATCGTCCGGTCCACGATGACGTCCACCATCCAGGCATTCTTGTTGGACACGTCCGCGCCTGTCTTCGGATCGCGGTACTTGGAGCCCTTCGGGCCGACCACGATCGCGCCGAACAGACCGTTCCGCGGATTGACCATCGGATTGCCGCCGTCC
The DNA window shown above is from Nitrospira tepida and carries:
- a CDS encoding carboxypeptidase-like regulatory domain-containing protein is translated as MSRHVVRPRFCVSRLICCAIVLALWLPAQASSYEVIEVKEGGTIEGRVTLQGDVPEPKGFNLITFPDPQYCGRISNGKGWRLLYDFVVDRKAGLKDAVVLLEGVERGKPFDLSVPLIEARDCQFKPFVTIVRNGHAVEVVNMDPVMHDIQGYETSLQAGTRVLFNSPLRMNALHHRGDLHATHDHEPGRSLVGPIYLNRGRRTFYMQCGFHAFMESWAMAVNNPYYAVTGPDGSYRLDHVPPGTYQLIVWHPQSGPGVSRMVTVGPQGRLVEDIALEAPKGNRSAFKVMENPRFGPESLGHPVDIKPLVEYQQ
- a CDS encoding carboxypeptidase regulatory-like domain-containing protein, translated to MVRSIAVTVVAMWVLWSAPRAGAYEEMAVVNGGTIAGTVTITGGKPIPKGFNLITFPDPVYCGRISTGTGWRILEEFTVSKDGGLKDVVVMLADVKRGKPFAFTPPTIEARDCRFLPFVTVVRDDHDVKVVNMDPVMHDIQAYETSHLGPRVLFNVPLPMNPHHPKSGVGAEYHKHIPGEPMIQKVRMTRDRRIFVMQCGFHAYMESWGLAIEHPYYAITGPDGSFSLAEVPPGDYVLTAWHPQTGPMLQQNITVKAGETATASFEFKAPMGRRSAHEIVENPHFGLEALGRSIEIRPTLELQRP